The window CGCTTTGGATATGGAAGGGCGACTGGTGCAAATCGCTTTCCTTCAAGGCGCAAAAGCAGAGATAAACTTTGCTCAGCTAATGATGCGCCGCTTGACCATGACGGGTTCGACCCTTCGCCCACAATCCGATCTGGCCAAAGCCCGCATCGCCACAGAGTTGCGCGAAGCAGTCTGGCCGTTGCTGGAAGCGGGCCGCGTTGCACCCGTGATGGACAGCGAATTCGAATTTGAAAACGCTTCTGCCGCCCATGCGTATCTGGAGGCCAGCGGCCACATCGGTAAGCTTGTTCTCAAGGTTGGCGGTTAGGCTCCGGCCGATGATTGCGGCCCCACATAGCGGACGCAATCATCCGGAAAATAGACTAGGGCCGGACAAGATCGTTCGGCCCTAGCGAAGCGGCTCGAACAGAGCATCTTTCAGAGGACAGTCCGTGATTGTGTCTCGGCCGCAGGGGACAGGCTCCAAATCGCGTGAAAGACAAATGCGGGCTTCCTGAATGTACCCTTTGCGGCAGGTGATTGTGATGCTGTCAGGGTTAAGGTCAGGGTTTTCTTTTAAAAATGCTTCTTCGACGACCGATGCAGGTAGTTTTACTGTCCGGTCGAGCTTTCGGAAGATCGCTGGTCTGGTGACTGTTTCGTAGGCGCGGCGTGACAGGGCGTAATAATCTTCGGCGGTCAGGTCGGTGCAACTGCCGTGTTTTTTCCACTGATGCCACGCAAGGCCCGGCGTGCCCATGATGTCGGCCATCTGTGCTGTGATCCCGCGTGAGGGGGGGCGCTGCGCAGTTTGGCAGAACGATGGGTAGCCGCGGTGGAATTGCGGCCACAGACCATGCAGAATCCAGCCATAATCTGCTGACGCATCGCATTGCGGGGATCGGCGCGCATCGCCTTCCAGCGCACACCAGTTCGCCGACCAGCTCAGCGCCATGACGAAATAATCAAATTCACCAGCGCGTTCGCCTTCGGCGCGCGCGCATAGCGCGCTGAACGATAGCAGGAGGGCTAGATAAATGCGGCGCATGTCGGGTCTTTCCTTATGGTCGGTCTTTATCTATATAAGCCACAAGTTCCCCCAAATTGGAAACGGTTCCGGCCTCCGGGACAGCCTAAGTCAGGCGACGGGGAAGGTGCGTTTATAGGAGAGAGACATGGCAAAACCGATTATGGCAAAAGCCACAGCCGTTTGGCTGGTAGACAACACAACAATCGGCTTCAAGCAGATCGCGGATTTCGTTGGCATGCACGAGCTGGAAATTCAGGGCATCGCGGATGGTGATGTGGCTGCCGGTGTCAAAGGCTTTGATCCCATTGCAAACAACCAGTTGACCGAAGAAGAGATCAACAAGGCGCAGGAAAACCCGCTTCACAAGCTGGCGCTGAAGTTCAACGCCGCTGCCGCTGGTGAAGAAAAGCGCCGCGGCCCGCGTTACACGCCGCTCAGCAAGCGTCAGGACCGTCCTGCTTCGATCCTGTGGCTGGTCAAGTTCCACCCGGAACTCTCCGACGCTCAGGTGAGCAAGCTTGTCGGTACAACCAAGCCGACAATTCAGGCGATTCGCGAGCGTACGCACTGGAATATCTCCAACATCCAGCCGATCGACCCTGTCGCCCTTGGCCTGTGTAAACAGTCAGAACTGGACGCGATGGTACAGAAAGCGGCGGCCAAAAAGGCAGCCGAAGGTGGTGTCATGTCTGATGACGAACGTCGCAAGCTGGTGAGCACCGAGCAGAGCCTTGGCATGGACACCGAACCACGTATGCCAACAGCGATTGAAGGGCTTGAGACGTTTACTCTTTCCGGCGAAATGGCTGAAGATGACGAAGACGATAAGAAGCCAGGCGATTTCTCTGATGCCGACAGCTTCTTTAACCTTCCCGACGATAGCGACGAAGGCGAAGACGACAAGTGATCGCCTCTGTCCTGCGGTGCGGAACCAAAGCAGGGCTGATCGGGTTTATCTTTCAAGGGGCGTCCTGCCACGGGCGCCCCTTGTCTAATTAAAGGTAGGGCGAATGCTGTGATCTATTATTTTCAATGGCTTCTGTTTGGGCTGACGGCCATTTTGGTGACGGCAACTCTTCTACCTCTGAGTAAGATCCGCTTCGGCGCGATACGCGGTCTTGCTTTTCCTCGGGTCCAATTATTCTGGATTGCCGTCGGGCTGGCTGTTGCGTCGCTAGCGGTGCCGCTAGGGTTTTGGATTGCAGCGGTGCTTTTGCTCGTTGCCTTGGCCCAGCTCGCTTATATCGTAAAATTCACTCCGCTTTGGCCGCGCCAGTCTGTAGATGCGGATGCGCACCAGCAGGCTGACAGTCGCTGTCATATTTCGCTGCTGGCGGCAAATGTTAAAAAATCCAACCGCGATTATGCGGCGTTGATAGATCTCACTGGTAAGCATAAGCCCGACGTCCTGATGGCGATCGAGGTTGATGAAGATTGGATTGGCGCCCTGGAGGCGCAATTGAAGGATAAGTATCCGCACTTGATTTCGGTGCCGAAAGAAACAGGATATGGCATGTGTGTGATGTCACGCCTGCCTTTGTCAGATTCCGAAGTCCGCGAAATCGTCACAGAGGGTGTCCCATCGGTGCGGACGACTGTCACGCTTGGGACTGGTGCGGAACTCCGGCTTTATGTTGTGCACCCTGAACCGCCTGTCATAGATCATGACACCAAAGGCCGCGACAGCGAGATTGCTCATATCGGGATAGAGGCGGCGCGTGACACATTGCCCTCCATCGTCACGGGTGATCTGAATGATGTTGCTTGGTCGACGACCACGCGTGGCTTTCAACGTCTCTCAGGTTTGTTAGATCCGCGCGTGGGGCGGGGGTTTTTCAACACCTTTAGCGCATTTCATTGGTGGGCAAGATGGCCGTTAGATCACTTGTTCCATGATCCGCAGTTTCGCTTGATCAATATGGCCCGGCTTGAGAAAATCGGCTCGGATCATTTTCCGATGCTGTTCAGGCTCGCATTGGTCGAGGACCCTGCGCAAAAAAGTGAGACAGGGACGGTCGACGCCGAAGAAAAGGCCGATATTAAGGGAATGATCGCAAAGGAGCAGAAACGTGATCGTGATCCAATCGGTACCGATTGGGAAGATTGAAGCAGGTCGTCAGCTTCGCTTTGATTACAGGCTTTTGCGGGCGCGCATCGCTGCGGTGATTGTGCCGTCATCAAGGTAATCAAGCTCACCTCCGATCGGGACGCCTTGTGCCAGCGATGTAAGTTGCACCTGACCTTCAAGCTGATCGGCAATGTAATGCGCGGTTGTTTGTCCGTCTATCGTTGCATTAAGCGCAAGAATGACTTCGGTAATACCTTCGCTTTGGACGCGGTCCAACAGGCGGGGGATGCGCAGCTCTTGCGGACCTACAGCATCAAGCGCGGACAGCGTACCGCCAAGAACGTGATAGCGGCCTTTAAAAACGCCAGATCGCTCCATCGCCCACAAATCCGCTACGTCCTCCACGATGCATAGCTCTCCGTTGGCACGCTTGTTGCTGTCACAGATATCGCAAATGTCTGCCGTTCCGACATTACCGCAATTCAGACATTCGCGTGCTGTCGCGGCCACCTGCTGCATAACATCCGCCAAGGGCGTCAGAAGCAAAGCCCGCTTTCGGATCAGATGCAGCACTGCACGGCGCGCCGACCGAGGGCCGAGGCCGGGCAGCTTTGCCATCAGCTCGATCAAGGCATCGATGTCGCGGGTCGAACTCATCTAGTCACTCCCGCGGCATCAGAGGGTTTGGTTTGCAAAGCAAGATCAAAGAAGATCAGACTTAGAAAGGCAGCTTCATGCCAGCGGGCAGGCCAAGGCCTTCGGTCAGCTTGCCCATCTCTTCGGCGGCGCGTTCGGAGGCTTTGCCTTGGGCGTCCTTGATTGCAGCAAGGATCAGGTCTTCGACGACTTCTTTGTCATCGCCGTTAAAGATCGACGGGTCAATGTCGAGAGCTTTCAATTCGCCTTTGGCAGTGCAGGTCGCTTTAACAAGGCCCGCCCCTGCTTCGCCCGTGACCATGATGTTGTGCATCTCGTCCTGCAGCTCAGCCATTTTGCCCTGCATTTCCTGGGCTTTCTTCATCATCCCGGCCATATCGCCGAGGCCGCTTAATCCTTTGAACATGGTGTTCTCCTGTCGATGGGTTGTTTCAGTATATGTTGGTTTGTGTCGGGATCGACAAGGGGCGCTTAACTATCCTCGAAAGGATCCCATTCGTCTTCGACCTCGGGCAAGGCTTCGCTGACGGCAGCGGCGGCGATGTCTTCGGCGGTTCTGATTTCGGTAATTTTTGCTTTCGGGAACTGGGCAAGAACAGCCAGCATCAGCGGATGCGCTTCTGCATCTGCGCGTAGGGCGTTCTGCTTGGCATCACGTAATGAGGCGATAGTGGGTGCGCCACCGGTATTAACCACGGTGACTGCCCAACGGTTGCCCGTCCACAGTTGAAGCTTTGCCCCGATACGGTGGGCCAGATCACGTGGTGCGGAATCTGTCGGCACAAATTCGATTCGACCAGGTTGATAAGCCGCAAGCTGTAGGGATGTTTCCACCTCTACCAGCAGCTTCACATCGCGGTTATGCCGGATGAGTTCCAGCACATGTTCGAATGTTGGATAATGCGCCAACGCAGAGGCCGGATCATGTGCCAAGGCAGTGGTCTGGCCCGCCGCGTTCGGCGCTGAGGACATGCGCGTTTGTGCGTGCGTTACTGCCTGTGCGCCTGCACTGCCCGCCGGCGAAGACGGTCCGGGCGCGGGTGAAGCGCCGGGTGCCGGTGCCGGAGTGTTTTGAAGTGTGCGGACCAATTCGTCGGGTGAAGGCAAATCAGCCACATGTGTCAATCGGATGATCGCCATTTCGGCTGCCATCATCGCATTGGGCGCGCTGGCGACTTCTTCCAACGCTTTTAGCAGCATTTGCCAAAGGCGGGTCAGCACACGAATGGGAAGCTCGCTGGCCATGACGCGGCCACGGTCGCGCTCTTCAGGAGAGATTGTTGGATCTTCGGCGGCATCCGGCGTGATTTTCACCACACTGATCCAATGGGTGATCTCGGCCAGATCGCGCAGCACGGCCATGGGGTCGGCCCCTTCGGCATATTGCGCACCAATCTCTGTCAGCGCGCCGGCCGCATCACCGCGCAGGATCATATCAAGCAAGTCCAAGACCCGTGCGCGGTCGGCGAGACCTAGCATTGCGCGGACCTGCAAAGCAGTCGTTTCACCGGCGCCGTGGCTAATGGCCTGATCCAGCAACGATGTCGCGTCACGCGCAGAACCCTCGGCCGCACGGGTGATCAGCGCAAGGGCGTCTTCAGTAATTTCTGCACCTTCGCTGCCGGCGATCTTTTGCAGAAGTGCAATCATCACCTCCGGTTCGATACGGCGCAGGTCAAAGCGCTGGCACCGCGACAGAACCGTGACAGGTACTTTGCGGATCTCTGTGGTGGCGAAGATGAATTTGACGTGTTCGGGGGGTTCTTCGAGCGTTTTGAGCAGCGCGTTAAACGCACCGGTAGAGAGCATGTGAACTTCATCGATGATGTAGACTTTGTAGCGGGCCGAAGCGGCGCGGTAGTGAACCGAATCGATGATCTCGCGGATGTTGGCCACACCGGTGTTGGACGCGGCATCCATTTCGATCACGTCGACGTGACGGCCTTCCATGATGGCCGTGCAATGTTCACAAACGCCGCAAGGTTCTGTTGTCGGGCCGGAGGTACCATCGGGGCCAATGCAATTCATACCTTTTGCGATGATCCGTGCGGTGGTGGTTTTACCCGTGCCGCGAATGCCAGTCATGATGAACGCTTGGGCGATGCGGTCAGCTTCGAAAGCGTTCTTGAGCGTGCGTACCATCGCCTCCTGCCCGACCAGATCGGCGAAGGTTTCGGGGCGGTATTTACGGGCAAGCACGCGGTAGGCGGTGGCGTCTGACATGAGGATCCTGACGATGGGATTCGGGAGATAGCTGTAAGGTAGGCGCTGGTGCGCGCGGGGGCAACGGGGAGGGGGGATTATACCGCTAGAGAGCCCAAAGGATACCGCCTGTCGCGACCGCACCAAAGGCAAGAATGACAGCGATAATCTGCATGCGCTTGATCGGTTGTGCATGGGCTTGGTTGTCATGCAGGCGTGACAACGTTTGGCGGGCAGAGGATTGCGCTGCCCAGAAAATGAAAATGGCAAGGACGACAAAAATAGTTGCGACAACCTTGGCAAGCCATGTTGGCTCGAACTCGCCGAAAACTGCGCGCAGGCCTATGGCAAGGGCAACAGCGGCCATGCCCGTTCGCATCCAGCCTGCGAACGTGCGTTCGTTGGCCAGTATGGTCCGGTCTTCCGCCCAGTCGGTGCGGTCTTGGGCAAGTTCGTTTTCCTGTGGCATTGAACTTTAGTGGCGCAATAGTGTTACTATGACAAGTGGTGACCAGTTTGGAGGATGCGATGCGGCTTAAGGGAATTCGACGTAGTAGCAATGTCGAGCGGCGTGGCAGCGGCACGCGGAGGATGGGCGGCAAAAGCAGCCTTGGCGTGGCAGGTGTTCTGGCGGTACTGGCAATCGGCTATTTCACCGGCATTGATGTGTCGCCTCTTTTGCAGGGTGGCAGTGTTCAGCAAGAAAGCCGCGGCGCGGCCGTCGGCGATGATGCGGCCAGCACATTTAGCGCGCAGGTGCTGACGACAACAGAAGAAGTCTGGACGAACGTGTTCCGCGACCAGCTTGGCCGTACATACGAGCCGCCGAAACTGGTAATATTCGATGGCGTGACGCAAAGCCCCTGTGGGGGTGCCAGCGGTGCGTCCGGCCCGTTTTATTGTCCTGCTGACAGCAAAGCATATCTGGATACCGATTTCTTCCGTGCTTTGGATCGCCAGATGGGGGCCGGCGGCGACTTTGCCGCGGCTTATGTCATCGCGCATGAAGTGGCTCACCACGTCCAGAATGAACTGGGTATCTTGCCTAAGGTGAACGCAGCGCGCCAGCGAGGGTCTGAGGCAGAGGCAAATGCGCTGACTGTTCGCCTAGAGTTGATGGCGGATTGCCTGTCGGGTGTGTGGGCGCGAAATGTCAAAGGCTTGATGGAACGGGGCGATCTGCAAGAAGCGTTAAACGCCGCCCGCAAGATTGGTGATGACCACCTTCAACGGCAGGCAGGTCGCGTGCCGCAGCCGCACACGTTCACCCACGGCACATCTGAACAGCGCGCGAGCTGGTTTGGTCGCGGGTATGATACAGGCGCGGTAGGAGAGTGCGATACCTTCGCAGCGGCAAGGTTGTGATTGCTAGTTTTAGGGTCCTATGGGGCGCGTTCTGTGAATGCCTCTGTAGGACTTCTGCGCTTTTTGCGGTGCAAAAAACACTAAGGTGAGAGATTGATAACGACCCAAGCGGGACTCGTTGTGGCTGCTTCCTTCCGGATCTGACCAGGTTGGCGAGGCGCCTGCCCGCACCAACCTCTCAAGGGGTCATATAGGCAATCTATCGCGATGCTGCAAGACTAGAGCGTGATAGAAAGGCTCAGAAAGCCTTGCGGCGTTGTTCCCAATACCTGCGGCTTTAGATCGGCAATCTCTTCAAGGTAATTCTGTGCATCTGGGTGCGTCAGAAAAGATGTCTCAACGCCGTTCTGCGGTGCAAAGCGCCATGGTGGCTGCCCTGCGTAGGGATGGGGGGCAGAGCTGCGCAAGACGCCAATGATGGCATCCTGAAGAGCGCGATCGCTTGCTGCTACGATCCGATCAGGGTTTGTCAGCGGATAGCCCCCGCCGCCAGCGACACGGAATTGGTTCGTAGCCAATATGAATTCTTGCTGGGGTTCCACAGGCACGTCGTCAAAATTCATCTCTGTAATGCGGGTGTGCTTCGGTGCTGTCGGATCGATCCGGATGTGCAGGCCAAAAATTGTGTCAAATTGAAACCCAGGAATTTCTGGATTTATCAGCATCTGCATTGGCTGATTGGGCTGCAACGCGTTGAAAAAAAGTACCGAATGCTCAAGCCAATTCTTCAGTTCTGCCCCAGTGATCCGGATGGCGACGGTTTGGTTTGCAAAATGATTCATGCCCGCAATATGGCGCTTTAGAACTTCGCCTTCGGGGATAAACACATAGTTTTCCGGTCCGTCCCGTCCGCCTGCGCTGTGCGCCGCCACCGCAGAAAGCACCGGTGTGCTTTCATCTTGGGTGCCCGCGATCATCTCAGAGACTAAACGGTGCTGCGCACGCGCAACAAGTAACTGCGTAGATGCAGGGGCAACCAAAGAGAAAAAGCTGTGAAGGTTTTCACCTGTACTTGCGACCGGCACGTTCAATGCTGCCCTGACTTCAGCGTGCTTTGTCGCGGTAAGAGCTTTGATTGTTTCTGACGGGGCAGGAGGGTTATGGCCTGTATTTGACAACAGCACACACTGGTGTTCGACGACCTGCCAGCCACTTATCGCGTCGTATGATAAATCCAGATCGATGATGCCCAAGTCAGACCCGGCATGGCCCGGCATAACCGTAGGAATATCCCCGATCATACTCTTGCAAAGGTCCACGCCTTTTCGATCGGCATAGTCCGATGAGGGGAAGCGGCGATGTGTATGTCCGAGCACCATTGCGTCTACAAAGCCTGCCTGCACAACAACATGGGCGGCGCGCTCAGACAGTTCGGGGCTGTCCGGATCGCCGACGCCAAGATGCGCAAGCATCACAATTAAATCGGCGCCGCTTTGTCGCAGGGCGGCAGCGGCGTTTCGTATGGTCGCGCTCAGGGGCTCTAGCGTGGTTTGATCGCTCAAGTGATGGCTCTGCCACGCAACGCTTTGTTCTGGTAGGACAGACAGCATGCCAAGCGTCAATGGCGCAGGGGCGTTCGGGCCAATATCCATGGGTAACAAAAGGCTTTGTTGCAGCGGGTGGATGTCATTTCCATGTAGGTTCGAGCTGAGTATCGGCATCTTCAAGGCGCGTGCGATAGCCTTGAGATAGGGAAGGCCATGATCCAGATCGTGGTTTCCAAGTCCGACCGCATCGTAGTCCAGATAATTGAGCGCCGCGACAATAGGATGGTCGGGTCGCACGTCCTCTGCGACAAGATAGCTGGCCAGCGGCGTGCCTTGAAATGTGTCGCCATTATCCACCAGCGCTACCGGTATGCCCTTGGCCTTAGCCTGCGCGCGCGCCTCTGCAATCAGGGTAGCAAGTCCGGCAAGGCCGCCGCCTTGTGTCGGCTGGTCCTTGATGTAGTCATACGGCAGAAGATGGCCATGCAGGTCAGTTGTTGCCAGCAAGCGAATTTGCGCGGCAGGCCGCGTCGGGGATTGCTGGGACGAGATAAACGGGGCTGCCATAAAGAAAAAATACCACCTACAGTTGCAGGGGTAAATCGGAATATGCGTAAGCGTTGCATGATTCCCTTGGATCGCCCAAACATCCAACAACATCCGAGTGGTTCAAAAGGAATTTCGAATGAAGAACGCAGAACATGTGACATTTGGCGGCTCTGGCCTTGACCGCGCGGGAGAGCTGCGCAGCGATCCGAAAGCCCTGAGCGAAGCGTTGGCTGACCCGTCAGCACGTGCTGTTGTGTTCTGGCGCGGCAAGCCTCTCATTTCTGCAGAGCGCCCTGCGGGATTGATCCGGCTTGCACTGGATCACGCAGCATTGCGCGACTCGGATACGCCGCCAATTCTGTTGGGCCGTGAAGAGGGCGGGCCAGTGTTCGCGGTTGATCTATCCGCTTGGGCACCGTCCGATCTGGATGAGCGCAACCTTGGCGGATTTATGGACCCAAGCGAACAACGCCACCCTTCTTTGCCGGATTGGATGGTATTTGCCGAATTGCGGCGTGTCATGACGTGGCTGACGCCGCGCGATGCGGAGCTTGCAGCGTCTGGCAAAGCGGTCTTCGGCTGGCATGAAATTCACCAGTTCTGTGCGTGTTGCGGGGCCAAGACCGAGCTTGCGCAGGGAGGCTGGCAGCGGCATTGCCCTGCATGTGGGGCCTCCCACTTTCCGCGAACAGATCCGGTCGTGATCATGTTGATCACGCACGGGAATTCAGTTTTGGTAGGGCGGTCGCCCGGTTGGCCTCAGGGAATGTATTCACTGTTGGCCGGTTTTGTTGAGCCGGGTGAGACGTTGGAAGCTGCCGTGCGCCGTGAGGTGTTCGAGGAAGCGGGGGTGCGCGTGGGAGAGGTAGGCTATCTTGCCAGCCAGCCATGGCCGTTCCCTGCTTCGCTGATGTTTGGATGTTGGGGCCATGCGACCACCAGCGAAATAACCATTGATCCGCTTGAGATCGAGGATGCCCGTTGGGTCACCCGCGAAGACATGATGGCCGTATCACAAGGGCATCATCCCGAGATTATGCCAGCGCGAAAAGGGGCGATCGCTCATTTTCTCATAGAGCGTTGGCTTGGAGATGAACTGGATTAACTTCACGATAGGCATTTCGTTACGAAGTGGCTTGAACCTATCCAGAGAGGCCCTAAAATCCACAAGACGCATAAAAAGAATAATATGAGGCAGTCATGAAATTCGCGAGCAAAGAAGACATCGAGGCGCCGATTGATGCTGTGTTTG is drawn from Sulfitobacter sp. S223 and contains these coding sequences:
- a CDS encoding ribonuclease T2, encoding MRRIYLALLLSFSALCARAEGERAGEFDYFVMALSWSANWCALEGDARRSPQCDASADYGWILHGLWPQFHRGYPSFCQTAQRPPSRGITAQMADIMGTPGLAWHQWKKHGSCTDLTAEDYYALSRRAYETVTRPAIFRKLDRTVKLPASVVEEAFLKENPDLNPDSITITCRKGYIQEARICLSRDLEPVPCGRDTITDCPLKDALFEPLR
- a CDS encoding YbaB/EbfC family nucleoid-associated protein; translation: MFKGLSGLGDMAGMMKKAQEMQGKMAELQDEMHNIMVTGEAGAGLVKATCTAKGELKALDIDPSIFNGDDKEVVEDLILAAIKDAQGKASERAAEEMGKLTEGLGLPAGMKLPF
- a CDS encoding 5'-nucleotidase C-terminal domain-containing protein, producing the protein MAAPFISSQQSPTRPAAQIRLLATTDLHGHLLPYDYIKDQPTQGGGLAGLATLIAEARAQAKAKGIPVALVDNGDTFQGTPLASYLVAEDVRPDHPIVAALNYLDYDAVGLGNHDLDHGLPYLKAIARALKMPILSSNLHGNDIHPLQQSLLLPMDIGPNAPAPLTLGMLSVLPEQSVAWQSHHLSDQTTLEPLSATIRNAAAALRQSGADLIVMLAHLGVGDPDSPELSERAAHVVVQAGFVDAMVLGHTHRRFPSSDYADRKGVDLCKSMIGDIPTVMPGHAGSDLGIIDLDLSYDAISGWQVVEHQCVLLSNTGHNPPAPSETIKALTATKHAEVRAALNVPVASTGENLHSFFSLVAPASTQLLVARAQHRLVSEMIAGTQDESTPVLSAVAAHSAGGRDGPENYVFIPEGEVLKRHIAGMNHFANQTVAIRITGAELKNWLEHSVLFFNALQPNQPMQMLINPEIPGFQFDTIFGLHIRIDPTAPKHTRITEMNFDDVPVEPQQEFILATNQFRVAGGGGYPLTNPDRIVAASDRALQDAIIGVLRSSAPHPYAGQPPWRFAPQNGVETSFLTHPDAQNYLEEIADLKPQVLGTTPQGFLSLSITL
- a CDS encoding DUF1013 domain-containing protein, translating into MAKPIMAKATAVWLVDNTTIGFKQIADFVGMHELEIQGIADGDVAAGVKGFDPIANNQLTEEEINKAQENPLHKLALKFNAAAAGEEKRRGPRYTPLSKRQDRPASILWLVKFHPELSDAQVSKLVGTTKPTIQAIRERTHWNISNIQPIDPVALGLCKQSELDAMVQKAAAKKAAEGGVMSDDERRKLVSTEQSLGMDTEPRMPTAIEGLETFTLSGEMAEDDEDDKKPGDFSDADSFFNLPDDSDEGEDDK
- a CDS encoding endonuclease/exonuclease/phosphatase family protein, with translation MIYYFQWLLFGLTAILVTATLLPLSKIRFGAIRGLAFPRVQLFWIAVGLAVASLAVPLGFWIAAVLLLVALAQLAYIVKFTPLWPRQSVDADAHQQADSRCHISLLAANVKKSNRDYAALIDLTGKHKPDVLMAIEVDEDWIGALEAQLKDKYPHLISVPKETGYGMCVMSRLPLSDSEVREIVTEGVPSVRTTVTLGTGAELRLYVVHPEPPVIDHDTKGRDSEIAHIGIEAARDTLPSIVTGDLNDVAWSTTTRGFQRLSGLLDPRVGRGFFNTFSAFHWWARWPLDHLFHDPQFRLINMARLEKIGSDHFPMLFRLALVEDPAQKSETGTVDAEEKADIKGMIAKEQKRDRDPIGTDWED
- a CDS encoding DNA polymerase III subunit gamma/tau, with product MSDATAYRVLARKYRPETFADLVGQEAMVRTLKNAFEADRIAQAFIMTGIRGTGKTTTARIIAKGMNCIGPDGTSGPTTEPCGVCEHCTAIMEGRHVDVIEMDAASNTGVANIREIIDSVHYRAASARYKVYIIDEVHMLSTGAFNALLKTLEEPPEHVKFIFATTEIRKVPVTVLSRCQRFDLRRIEPEVMIALLQKIAGSEGAEITEDALALITRAAEGSARDATSLLDQAISHGAGETTALQVRAMLGLADRARVLDLLDMILRGDAAGALTEIGAQYAEGADPMAVLRDLAEITHWISVVKITPDAAEDPTISPEERDRGRVMASELPIRVLTRLWQMLLKALEEVASAPNAMMAAEMAIIRLTHVADLPSPDELVRTLQNTPAPAPGASPAPGPSSPAGSAGAQAVTHAQTRMSSAPNAAGQTTALAHDPASALAHYPTFEHVLELIRHNRDVKLLVEVETSLQLAAYQPGRIEFVPTDSAPRDLAHRIGAKLQLWTGNRWAVTVVNTGGAPTIASLRDAKQNALRADAEAHPLMLAVLAQFPKAKITEIRTAEDIAAAAVSEALPEVEDEWDPFEDS
- the recR gene encoding recombination mediator RecR, giving the protein MSSTRDIDALIELMAKLPGLGPRSARRAVLHLIRKRALLLTPLADVMQQVAATARECLNCGNVGTADICDICDSNKRANGELCIVEDVADLWAMERSGVFKGRYHVLGGTLSALDAVGPQELRIPRLLDRVQSEGITEVILALNATIDGQTTAHYIADQLEGQVQLTSLAQGVPIGGELDYLDDGTITAAMRARKSL
- a CDS encoding YidH family protein, which encodes MPQENELAQDRTDWAEDRTILANERTFAGWMRTGMAAVALAIGLRAVFGEFEPTWLAKVVATIFVVLAIFIFWAAQSSARQTLSRLHDNQAHAQPIKRMQIIAVILAFGAVATGGILWAL
- the nudC gene encoding NAD(+) diphosphatase, with the protein product MKNAEHVTFGGSGLDRAGELRSDPKALSEALADPSARAVVFWRGKPLISAERPAGLIRLALDHAALRDSDTPPILLGREEGGPVFAVDLSAWAPSDLDERNLGGFMDPSEQRHPSLPDWMVFAELRRVMTWLTPRDAELAASGKAVFGWHEIHQFCACCGAKTELAQGGWQRHCPACGASHFPRTDPVVIMLITHGNSVLVGRSPGWPQGMYSLLAGFVEPGETLEAAVRREVFEEAGVRVGEVGYLASQPWPFPASLMFGCWGHATTSEITIDPLEIEDARWVTREDMMAVSQGHHPEIMPARKGAIAHFLIERWLGDELD
- a CDS encoding neutral zinc metallopeptidase, with the protein product MRLKGIRRSSNVERRGSGTRRMGGKSSLGVAGVLAVLAIGYFTGIDVSPLLQGGSVQQESRGAAVGDDAASTFSAQVLTTTEEVWTNVFRDQLGRTYEPPKLVIFDGVTQSPCGGASGASGPFYCPADSKAYLDTDFFRALDRQMGAGGDFAAAYVIAHEVAHHVQNELGILPKVNAARQRGSEAEANALTVRLELMADCLSGVWARNVKGLMERGDLQEALNAARKIGDDHLQRQAGRVPQPHTFTHGTSEQRASWFGRGYDTGAVGECDTFAAARL